A genomic window from Silene latifolia isolate original U9 population chromosome Y, ASM4854445v1, whole genome shotgun sequence includes:
- the LOC141629413 gene encoding uncharacterized protein LOC141629413 — translation MRASQDRQKSYADTRRSDISFEVGEKLRRYLSDPSHVLSPEVIEVDEQLSYLETPKEILDRKVRKTRNGETALVKVLWTNHNVEEATWETEASMRESYPHLFA, via the exons atgagagcttcTCAGGACAGACAGAAAAGTTATGCTGACACTAGGAGAAGTGACATTTCTTTCGAGGTGGGAGAGAAG TTGCGGAGGTACCTgagcgatccatcacatgtgttgagTCCTGAGGTGATCGAGGTGGATGAGCAGTTGTCCTATCTGGAGACACCTAAGGAGATTCTGGACAGGAAGGTGAGGAAGACCAGGAATGGAGAGACAGCTTTGGTGAAAGTCTTGTGGACTAACCAcaatgttgaggaagctacatgggagacaGAGGCTTCCATGAGGGAAAGCTATCCACACCTGTTTGCATGA